The genome window AACGAAAGCAGCTATAGGTCACGAATCACGATTGAGAAAGAGAAGCTGTCACTGTGTAGTCCATGCCTTACGACATCTCTAGCTTGGACGTCTCTTTCCCTTGGAAATTAACCAACACCAAAACACCTTTTCTATCACGGTTTCAcccttctttatatttttatgatatttcatGTTTAAGTGCCACCATTTTGTGAAGCTACTTGCAACCTGCCAATTAAATAAAGAAGGTGGTCTAGCTAAGtttttaatcacaaattttGAGTAATATGCTACCAAGTGCCCATCTTTGTCCTCGGAGCAAATGACTCCTTTGTGCATCCCAAttccttaattatatataatcgcCATGATAGTCTTTTTtagattgttttaaatttattattattttaaaaaaatcaattagtttttagtttcaccattatcttttattatttcgaataaataaactaacaactattaataaaataaatacaatataatcaaatatttttatattcttttatagtTAAGAATATTTAGcgaattttcttaattattctgcaaatattttatctatagtatcttaaattaaaaagagtAGCATTACATTAACATATCTTAAgcttagttattaattatagtTACATCCTTCTTAATTGTAATGTTACATCTTCCtcgtttattttatatatgaacaATGGTAGGAAAATGTTTGGTAAAATGATATACGAAGCAagttgattgtttttttttttcgaattcaACCGAGGGCGTTGTATTCCATCTAAGTGTACGTGTGTAACTGTTGATACGCTAttggttaaaaattaaacacataTTTCCTTTAGTCTCTAATTATAAGaccattttaaataatttatatttcttgagaaaaatagttaaattacatttgtaaattatttatactatcattctgaaattatcattttcttatctctctattcacttaatttttttcattaatgtttggatgaaaaataattaactaaaaatatgtagaaaaaaataatgcatttagaaattagaatataattttataaaaagagaaaaataaatttttgaaaaaaatattataattagaaaCAAAGAGAGTATATTGCTTTAtgcatttcataaaaaaaaaaaagagttcgtGCGAAATTTgttctttatatattattattagttttctaCATGTTGGCATCATATTCATTTctgttacaaaaaaatatatattctcctattttttattcaaataatgtTGTTGttatatgtttttgaaaaaaaaataatgatatacaAACACTCTCATGtttctttatctcttttttttatctgatGAAAAATTGTATCATACCTATATTTTTTACTCGCTTTTTTGAGgtgtttatttaactttttccttttaaaaaaatatatgcacaaGGTAATTCCGAGATGTTATGTTAGCAGCCGTATTTTTCTTCATTGTATCCAACCTTTGTTTAATGTTTatgaataaaatgatattatcatctttcttttttttctaaaaaaagaagGTAATTCCAAGATCTTGCTTAATTTTATAAAGACGGGTAGGAAACAGTCACGATGCTAATTGAATCGGTTGATTCGTTCGATCACTTGGATTTTTGTGGATACGTATACATATATAGCAAGTCATAAAAGTGATCTTTCCCTACCAAGAACTGTTGGTTTGAGATGCAAGTAATACTCCGCAGACGTGGATggtttaactaataaaaagagaggaaagaaagTGACGAAATGGTTTAAAAAGATGTAATAttcatattaataatgatatgatGAGCATGGTTGTATAAATCCTTCCAATTTTTATCTACCAAAGcatattatttgtaattttgggTAAATGGAGAGAGCAGGAAACTACTTTAAGGAAGCTAACTCTCACGGCATCAGTCAAGAGTAGTGgtctaatattatttaaatttcattctTTAGGGCCGACAACATTCGAATTCACATTATTATCCTCATAATGTATTGGGTAGTTCATGCTTTAGACTTGTTAGAAAGAAGAAACAAGGAAAAGATGGAACTCATTTGATCTTCTTCCATTATGAATATATTTAGAGTGCATCAATGCAATTccaatttaaagattttttttttaatttcaggtGTATATTAATTAagggaaataaattaaattcataaggaAATGCTGATAATTTCCAATCaacatttcataattttttttttataaaaaaaaagaaggatgtttgtttgaaaaacaaataaggTTACTCCTTGTAAAagagaataattaataatttcttagAATTACTCCTTGTAAAAGATGTTACCTAAAGCAGCACCCCCAGAATATAAATACAGGGATAAGAGGTACATAGAGTAAAACTAATTGGGCGTAGAAATATGGCGAATTGAAGGGGAAATAGAGAAGATGATTGAGTGAATATGCATAAAGGCGGGTGTTTTTGAAGCAAGTGGGGTTGataagaagagaaagagaatttAGATCAAAACTTGGAAGCTCCTTTTGCCATGGCCACTAGTGCTGCACCCAAACCCAACCAATATTATTTCTTCACATTAATCCTTCATTTCTGTCTCCTCCTTATCATTTCCACATCCACTACTCAACAACGCTTCAAACAAGCCCCCAAATTCTACAACTCCCCCAGCTGTCCCACCATTCGCCTCTCACCCACCGACACGTGTTCCGACGAGGCAGTCCACGTGGCCATGACCCTGGACGTAACCTACCTCCGCGGCTCCATGGCCGCCATCCTCTCCGTCCTCCAACATTCCTCCTGCCCCGAAAACATCATCTTCCACTTCGTCACCGCCGCCTCCTCCTCCCTCCTCAACCGCACCCTCTCCACCTCCTTCCCCTACCTCAAATTCCAAATCTACCCCTTCGACGACGCCGCCGCCGTCTCCGGCCTCATCTCCACCTCCATCCGCTCCGCCCTGGACTGCCCCCTCAACTACGCCCGCAACTACCTCGCCAACCTCCTCCCCTCCTGCGTCCTCAAAATCGTCTACCTGGACTCCGACCTCGTTCTCGTCGACGACATCGCAAAACTCGCCGCCACCCCCCTCGGAGACAACAACAACACCGTCCTCGCCGCCCCCGAATACTGCAACGCCAACTTCAGCGCCTACTTCACCCCATCCTTCTGGTCCAACCCCTCCCTCTCCCTCACCTTCGCCGGCCGCACCCCCTGCTACTTCAACACCGGCGTCATGGTCATTCACTTGCAACGCTGGCGTGCCGGGGACTATACCACCAAGATCCAGGAGTGGATGGAGCTCCAGAAGAGAATGCGGATCTACGAACTCGGATCGTTGCCTCCGTTTTTGCTCGTTTTCGCGGGAAACATAGTCCCCGTGGATCACAGGTGGAACCAACACGGCCTCGGCGGGGATAACTTCCGCGGGCTTTGCAGAGACTTGCATCCGGGCCCGGTCAGCCTCCTGCATTGGAGTGGCAAGGGCAAGCCCTGGGCCCGCCTCGACGCCAACCGCCCTTGTCCCTTGGATGCCTTATGGGCTCCCTACGATCTTCTCCTAACTCCTTTCGCTCTTGAAGCCTAGCCCGCCCAATTATtactacatttttatttttatttttattttttttaaataaactcaattatctttttctttttcttttttggctgAATAGTTTTGATTTAGCACTGGTGTATAATGTATATGGCATTATTATGGCTTGTCCTTCGGAGCTGGCGCTGGAGTCACTCCTTGATCTTACACTGTACAGCCAGGTACTTTTTTTTAACCCTTTCTTGTGGGCCAGTGAAAGACTGTTACCGTTACGGCTTCTAATGTAGTAGCTACTAAGTACTAACATTGAAATGAACCAAATAGCAAagctttttattctaatatAGTTTGTTTCTTCACTTATTGTTCTTGAAtgggttttttgttttttacccCTGCGTTATGCTaggtttctatttttgttgaaagtatatatatgaaattgatAATTGAGAAGTAATACGTGTGGAATTGGAGtgggcaatcatgaaacttgtTATTCACCATGTAggagaggaaaaaaagaaaagggagtgtgtgttctgttgtGTCGGTGACGTTGGGTTTGTTATCATGGCTACGGATCTGAAAACGATCGTGTGGAGATTTGGATATTTTTCTTGTCCAAGTGAATCGCTCGTTTCTCTCTTCTATTGTCTGGCCAAAGCCCAACATTGCTTTTGAATGTTTTGACCACATTGACGATGATTGATGTATCTTCTTTTTTACaacacaaaatttgaatttgaagttgGAATAATCTATACGTAGTAGATAggagtcaattgctgctagAAATAAGTAATCACCGAGAGGGACACGGAATATTTAGTTAATTATGAATAATACAACGCACTGAGATTTAacgaatgaataaataaaaacaacatcTCCCTTTActcaaaaagaagaagaagagaaactaTAGCtttgcaaaagaaagaaaagaacaacCAACCGGGCTTTAACACTAACATGTTTTATTTGACTTACCGGactattttctaacttttatttttttcttctatcaaTCTGATTTTCTTATCGTTTTAATACttggtttctttttcttttttgctacaATTTTTTCTGCTCATATGCATGCGTCTGTCATTACTTTCCGTTCACTCATGTGACCAAGAAGATATGTTACAGTTGTTTTTTGGATTTTAGTTGGAAACTCTCAAATTAAACGATATCCTGTTATtgtagaatttttaaaaatataaaccagGTCATTCTGATCGCATAAGATAAACTTACGACATGACCTTatgcatgaaaatatttttaatcaatttttttttatttactattacAAATTGTATGTCTCTTAAATTGAAAAATCAGATAGCAATTGACTTTAAAACTATACTATTGCGTTTGTGCAGACAAAAGgttatgtaaatattattataacaaaACTAATAGCGAGCATAGAACAAGGTATACACTAGATGCAATTAATTAGTCCCAATGTTCAATATTACCATTGATTATACAAAATGCAGTGCACCGTGGTGGTTATATGCATCCTCTTTTCAATTCAATTCTAGAATAATCATTCGCCAATCGCTGAATGTACATTGGTGAATAAATGTGAAAAATAGAAGCAAAAGTCAAGGTTTCCTactaaatgaaaaaacaaaaacgtaCTAGCTTGAATGCATGTATATGGAGGAATCAATGTCAGAATGTACGCGAACATTAATTCGTCAGTAAAGAGCCTCGCGTCTAACTATCACTCATCAAGTTTTTCGCTGGCTTTAGTTGGTTaagtggaaataaaaaaaaattgtttatagaAATTATGTTTTCCCTTTGTCATTttttaaccaaacaaaaaaaaaatacatcattaTACTGCAGCTGCTTAAGGCCA of Glycine soja cultivar W05 chromosome 1, ASM419377v2, whole genome shotgun sequence contains these proteins:
- the LOC114421029 gene encoding probable galacturonosyltransferase-like 2 — encoded protein: MATSAAPKPNQYYFFTLILHFCLLLIISTSTTQQRFKQAPKFYNSPSCPTIRLSPTDTCSDEAVHVAMTLDVTYLRGSMAAILSVLQHSSCPENIIFHFVTAASSSLLNRTLSTSFPYLKFQIYPFDDAAAVSGLISTSIRSALDCPLNYARNYLANLLPSCVLKIVYLDSDLVLVDDIAKLAATPLGDNNNTVLAAPEYCNANFSAYFTPSFWSNPSLSLTFAGRTPCYFNTGVMVIHLQRWRAGDYTTKIQEWMELQKRMRIYELGSLPPFLLVFAGNIVPVDHRWNQHGLGGDNFRGLCRDLHPGPVSLLHWSGKGKPWARLDANRPCPLDALWAPYDLLLTPFALEA